Below is a genomic region from Candidatus Hydrothermales bacterium.
TGCAGGTCTTGGAAAGGTAAAGAATTTGCACTCCTTATCAAATTTTTTCCATTTAATCACTTTATATCCAACTTCAGATAAAACCTCTTCAAATCCTTTTCTGAAAGCATCTTCTGCTCCAATTCCCCATCTTGAGCCAATTGCTGAGATTGTATCTCTCAAAATCTTAAACCCACTATCCATCCTTAAAGCTAACTCTTCAAATCTTTTGTTTACTTCTTCAAACCTTTTGTTTACATCCTCAAACCTCTTGTTCATATCTTCAAATCTTCTATTTATATCTTCAAACCTTCTATTTATATCTTCGAACCTTCTATTTACATCTTTAAACCTTTCATTTATCTCTTCAAATCTTCTATTTACATCTTCAAATCTCTTGTTTATTTCTTCAAATCTCTTATTTATTTCTTCGAATCTTCTACTGTTTTCTTCTCTTTGTGCCTTTAATTCAAGGAGTATCTCTTTTATTTCCTCTTTTGTAACTGCTTTCCTCTCAATTATCTCTTCAATCTTTGCTCTTATAGAAGGGTATTTTTCAATGATTTCAGGTAGCTTTTTCTCAATTATTTTTATTATTTCTTTCTCAGATAAGGTTCTTTTCATACTAGAAATAAATAATAAAAGGAAAAAATGGAGATTTCAATTAGCATTTAAATTTTCTGTAACAATGAAAGAATGCTAAAAGTTGCGGAGTATAAATGAATTATACCATCGGTTAAATTTATAGAACTTTTTTATTACCATCACAGATTTTTTTGGAGTATATTGTAAAGTGGTTAATGAATTACAAGGGAGTTGAATATAGATGGGGAGGAGGATTGACAAAAAATCCCGGTTTAGATTATCTTGGGCTTGTATTCTTAGCTTATTTTAGAGGATATAGAAAAAGTTGTATTTTGCTTTCTTTAAAACCAAGTGAACTTGTAAAAAGTAAGAAAACTTTTAATACCTGTTGAAGGACTCAATTAAGTAATGAAGGAAGAAATTGATATATCAAAAATTAAAAGGGGTAGATATAATTTATTTTCTTTTTTCTTTATATTGTTAGCGATGATAAACCGTTTATAAGTATAAAGGGTAAAGACTATTATGCCTGGCGCCTTGGAATATATATAGGAAATGGTGAATTGATAAATGCTTATCCAGGAGATAAGGTAGTATAAAAATTATTAATTTATAATTCCGCAAGAGGTTTAAATAATTGATCAAATCAACATTAAATTTTTTTGGTTCAATAAGATTTTCGGAGATGCTATTCACGAAATGTTCTTCCAGTGTTCTAATGAATCTTTTTACGCAGGCATTGCTTTGTGTATCCCTTACTCCACTTAATTTTTTTAAAATAGAAAAATAAAGAGTGAAAGCGAGAAATGAATTAACAAAGGTGGTTAAAGAAAGATATTTAAGGTG
It encodes:
- a CDS encoding DUF3782 domain-containing protein is translated as MKRTLSEKEIIKIIEKKLPEIIEKYPSIRAKIEEIIERKAVTKEEIKEILLELKAQREENSRRFEEINKRFEEINKRFEDVNRRFEEINERFKDVNRRFEDINRRFEDINRRFEDMNKRFEDVNKRFEEVNKRFEELALRMDSGFKILRDTISAIGSRWGIGAEDAFRKGFEEVLSEVGYKVIKWKKFDKECKFFTFPRPAEIDIIIKDKKKIAIEVKSSLSLAEIEEFEKTVRFYESEENEKIDEKIIVAIFCRPGVEEHIKGLNIKLIKGIEEARTYLTY